From a single Nymphaea colorata isolate Beijing-Zhang1983 chromosome 4, ASM883128v2, whole genome shotgun sequence genomic region:
- the LOC116253325 gene encoding F-box only protein 13-like produces MDMEFFSVHKRPTTTICEGSGPRKRKKKSKDKHQLEHVCEPNDEAQWGDLDDGVLELVLARLPVSDFFRFRSVCKGWSSLIRSPSFLTACSEVSLRGPWFYMLDSKSDSGVIYDMDVGRWRHISFLSTLTGPGKLIPVAAAGGLICFRSPNGDLSVCNPLTGSCRELPPLNSVYPIHAIAMHASKSSYRIVVIFGEILKFGVKVYTSSEKQWVELPVSGSIEDAASKLFEKQTSVPYDDGAYIMAGPSLNDIRLSMTKEFSAVGGEVIHFLNGNGRVVACDTRKGTMYSFPAILPPDFEYSVDIVECRGRVLLVVLLEMMETATIRVWEFQQAEMEWVQVLAMPPAMSNTYYGKKADINCVGYGDFIMVCISSRRFHRVVLCNVTNNLWAELPRCYVPGSRKIKRFVSCFCFEPRIEARV; encoded by the coding sequence ATGGATATGGAATTCTTTTCCGTGCATAAAAGACCAACTACTACCATTTGTGAAGGTAGTGGcccaagaaagaggaagaaaaaatccAAGGACAAACACCAGTTAGAGCATGTGTGTGAGCCTAATGATGAAGCACAGTGGGGTGACTTGGATGACGGTGTGCTTGAGCTGGTTCTAGCAAGGCTCCCTGTTTCTGACTTCTTTCGGTTTCGTTCAGTGTGCAAAGGATGGAGTTCTTTGATTCGATCACCAAGCTTTCTTACAGCATGTAGTGAAGTGAGCTTGCGTGGCCCTTGGTTTTACATGCTTGATTCAAAGTCTGATAGTGGTGTCATCTATGACATGGATGTTGGGAGGTGGCGGCATATCAGTTTTTTGTCTACTTTAACTGGTCCTGGAAAGTTGATTCCTGTGGCAGCTGCAGGTGGTCTTATATGCTTCCGGTCGCCCAATGGTGATTTGTCAGTATGTAACCCACTCACTGGGTCATGCCGGGAACTACCACCTCTGAACTCAGTGTATCCTATTCATGCTATTGCTATGCATGCCTCCAAGTCCTCGTACAGAATTGTTGTTATATTTGGAGAAATACTAAAATTTGGTGTCAAAGTGTATACATCTTCAGAAAAGCAATGGGTTGAATTACCTGTGAGTGGCAGCATTGAAGATGCAGCGAGCAAACTTTTTGAGAAGCAGACCTCTGTTCCTTATGACGATGGTGCATACATCATGGCAGGTCCTAGTTTAAATGACATCCGCTTGAGCATGACAAAAGAATTTTCTGCAGTTGGTGGCGAGGTGATTCATTTCCTCAATGGGAATGGCAGGGTGGTTGCCTGTGACACCCGCAAAGGGACAATGTACAGTTTCCCTGCAATCCTTCCCCCTGACTTTGAATACTCAGTTGACATTGTTGAATGCAGGGGAAGGGTGCTGCTGGTTGTACTTCTGGAGATGATGGAAACTGCAACAATTCGAGTTTGGGAATTTCAACAGGCAGAGATGGAGTGGGTTCAGGTCTTGGCAATGCCACCAGCTATGTCCAACACATATTATGGAAAGAAGGCCGATATCAATTGTGTTGGCTATGGTGACTTTATAATGGTCTGTATCAGCTCCAGGCGTTTCCATCGAGTTGTGCTATGCAACGTCACTAATAACTTGTGGGCTGAGCTGCCAAGATGTTATGTTCCTGGCAGCCGGAAAATTAAGAGGTTCGTGTCTTGTTTCTGCTTCGAGCCTAGGATTGAAGCCCGTGTTTAA
- the LOC116252771 gene encoding rop guanine nucleotide exchange factor 14, with protein MHRLACCRKDRELSMDFEEQERIMRYDGLESCIHDNCAFENESSSTLAEFCSADSLEEDASSASSSKEGSASFSFPLLPTKEEAKQSRECDPLNSQRFLVTEKPSYTLQLDDIIAMKERFSKLLLGEDMSGGCKGLSTALALSNAITNLAASVFGELWKLEPLSECRRGKWQKEMDWLLSPANYMVELVPAKQHEPNGRCLEIMTPRVRCDIQMNLPALKKLDVMLIEMLDSMVDTEFWYAEGGSRAEGRSKPIRQGKKWWLPVPRVPLAGLSADARKRLVLQSEATRQVLKAVRSINDQVLAEIPIPQAIQDTFPKTMKACLGESLYKTLSMKSGSTEQIVQSIDLTSEDEALDVTKKLQMAMLVGKEMFTENLCGKEMVRNSWAFVKDHEHELDKTMGCLQQAEALLLQLRLKFPSLPQTYLDIIRVRFNKDVGYAILEAYSRVLGNLAYSILSRIRDVLQEDEMTRSYLEKPHNPITVIGCHKLAEVDGKQISATREGCSQTCSKRLSGATCLIDDGNKPVEVNSAGSGTKTGAMTVATGRGSACCYGRESSSTVTPLISP; from the exons ATGCATAGGCTAGCGTGTTGCCGTAAAGACCGGGAGCTCAGTATGGATTTCGAGGAACAAGAGA GGATCATGAGATACGATGGTCTTGAAAGTTGCATACATGATAACTGTGCTTTTGAGAACGAGAGCAGCAGCACATTGGCAGAATTTTGTTCTGCAGATTCGTTAGAGGAAGATGCCTCAAGCGCTTCATCAAGCAAAGAGGGCTCTGcatctttctctttcccatTGCTGCCGACCAAAGAGGAAGCAAAACAGAGTAGAGAATGTGATCCGCTTAACAGCCAACGATTCTTGGTCACAGAAAAGCCATCTTACACCTTGCAGTTGGATGATATTATTGCAATGAAGGAGAGGTTTTCAAAGCTTCTTCTTGGTGAAGACATGTCTGGTGGGTGCAAAGGGCTGAGCACTGCACTTGCCTTGTCAAATGCAATAACCAATCTTGCAG CATCTGTCTTTGGAGAATTATGGAAATTAGAGCCATTATCAGAATGTCGCAGAGGAAAGTGGCAAAAGGAAATGGACTGGTTGCTTTCTCCTGCTAATTACATGGTTGAGCTAGTTCCTGCCAAGCAACATGAGCCAAATGGGCGATGTTTGGAG ATAATGACACCCAGAGTCCGCTGTGACATTCAAATGAATCTTCCAGCACTTAAGAAGCTTGATGTCATGCTTATA GAAATGCTGGATTCAATGGTGGACACTGAGTTCTGGTATGCAGAAGGAGGCAGCAGAGCAGAAGGAAGAAGCAAACCCATCAGACAAGGCAAGAAATGGTGGCTTCCGGTTCCTCGGGTCCCTTTGGCTGGCCTTTCAGCTGATGCAAGAAAAAGGTTGGTCCTGCAGTCAGAGGCCACACGCCAAGTGCTAAAAGCTGTTAGGTCTATAAATGATCAAGTTCTAGCAGAGATTCCAATTCCTCAAGCTATTCAAGATACTTTCCCTAAG ACAATGAAAGCATGTCTGGGCGAATCTCTATACAAAACCTTAAGCATGAAGTCAGGATCTACAGAACAAATTGTGCAGTCAATTGACTTGACATCAGAAGATGAAGCCTTAGATGTTACGAAGAAACTACAGATGGCTATGCTCGTAGGGAAAGAAATGTTCACAGAAAACTTATGCGGGAAGGAGATGGTTCGAAATTCATGGGCATTTGTGAAAGATCACGAGCACGAACTGGACAAGACAATGGGCTGCTTGCAGCAAGCTGAAGCCCTTTTACTACAACTCAGACTTAAATTTCCAAGTCTTCCACAGACATATCTTGACATCATCAGGGTCCGATTCAACAAG GATGTTGGATATGCAATTCTGGAGGCCTATTCTAGAGTCCTTGGCAACCTGGCATACAGCATTCTCTCAAGAATTAGAGATGTCTTGCAGGAAGATGAGATGACCAGGAGTTACCTTGAGAAACCGCACAATCCAATCACCGTAATTGGATGTCATAAATTGGCGGAAGTAGATGGAAAACAAATTTCTGCTACTCGTGAAGGTTGTTCACAAACATGCTCAAAACGATTGTCTGGAGCTACTTGTCTAATTGACGATGGAAATAAACCTGTCGAGGTGAACTCTGCTGGGAGTGGAACGAAAACGGGTGCAATGACAGTGGCAACTGGAAGAGGAAGTGCTTGTTGCTATGGCAGAGAAAGCTCTAGCACTGTCACCCCTTTGATTTCCCCTTGA
- the LOC116252322 gene encoding benzyl alcohol O-benzoyltransferase, producing MDTSLKFDVKIADPVLVPPAKPTPYELKPLSDIDDQDGFRFQIPVIQFYRRNPAMDGRDPAAVMKDALAKALVFYYPFAGRLREGPNRKLTVECTGEGVLFVEADADVTLEEFGDALQPPFPCFEKLLYEVPASGEVTNCPLLLFQVTRLRCGGFIWAVRLNHTMSDASGLMQFLTAVCEMAKGAAAPSVLPVWERHLLNARNPPAVTRVHREYEDVPDTKNTLMPLDDMAHKSFFFGAREVQALRRQLPPHLRDAATSFEIITGCLWRCRTIALQPDPEEVFRLLCIFNARSKYQPQLPQGYYGNAFSLPAAVSTAAKLSINPLGYAVELVRKAKADVTDEYMRSVADLMVLKGRPHFTVVRAFVVSDIRKAGFSELDLGWGMPVYGGAAKGGVGAIPGVASFFMKFKNKHGEEGAVIPVCLPSPAMVIFEQEVKKMLDGPSSNLKQPAPAFILSAL from the exons ATGGATACCTCCCTGAAGTTTGACGTCAAGATTGCCGACCCCGTCCTCGTCCCTCCAGCTAAACCCACTCCCTACGAGCTCAAACCTCTGTCTGACATTGACGACCAAGATGGCTTCAGGTTTCAGATCCCCGTCATCCAGTTCTATCGTCGGAACCCAGCCATGGACGGCCGGGACCCGGCCGCCGTCATGAAGGACGCACTGGCGAAAGCGCTGGTGTTCTACTACCCCTTCGCCGGGAGGCTGCGGGAAGGCCCCAACCGGAAGTTGACGGtggagtgcaccggcgaaggcGTTCTCTTCGTCGAGGCCGACGCCGACGTTACGTTGGAAGAATTTGGGGACGCCCTGCAGCCACCATTCCCCTGTTTCGAAAAACTCCTCTACGAAGTCCCTGCTTCTGGGGAGGTCACCAACTGCCCTTTGTTGCTATTTCAG GTGACGCGTCTGAGATGTGGGGGTTTCATCTGGGCAGTGCGGCTCAATCACACCATGAGTGATGCCTCTGGCCTCATGCAGTTCCTGACGGCGGTATGCGAGATGGCGAAGGGAGCGGCGGCGCCGTCGGTGCTGCCGGTCTGGGAGCGCCACCTCCTCAACGCCCGGAACCCGCCGGCGGTGACGCGGGTGCATCGCGAGTACGAGGACGTCCCCGACACCAAGAACACGCTGATGCCGCTGGACGACATGGCCCACAAATCCTTCTTTTTCGGCGCCAGAGAGGTGCAGGCGCTTCGCCGCCAGCTCCCTCCCCACCTCCGGGACGCCGCCACCTCCTTCGAGATCATCACTGGCTGCCTGTGGCGATGCCGAACCATCGCGCTCCAGCCTGATCCCGAGGAGGTTTTTCGCCTGTTGTGTATCTTCAATGCGCGGTCCAAGTACCAGCCACAGCTGCCGCAGGGCTACTACGGCAACGCGTTCTCTCTACCGGCGGCCGTCTCGACGGCAGCCAAGCTCAGCATCAACCCGCTGGGCTACGCCGTGGAGCTGGTGAGGAAGGCCAAGGCAGACGTGACGGACGAGTACATGCGGTCGGTGGCAGACCTCATGGTGCTCAAGGGAAGGCCGCATTTCACGGTCGTGCGCGCCTTCGTGGTGTCGGACATCAGGAAGGCTGGGTTCAGCGAGCTGGACCTCGGCTGGGGGATGCCTGTCTACGGCGGTGCCGCCAAAGGCGGCGTCGGCGCAATTCCTGGAGTCGCCAGCTTCTTCATGAAGTTCAAGAACAAGCATGGAGAAGAGGGGGCAGTGATTCCGGTCTGTTTGCCGTCTCCGGCCATGGTGATCTTTGAACAGGAGGTCAAGAAGATGCTCGACGGACCGTCATCAAATCTGAAACAGCCAGCCCCCGCTTTCATTTTATCTGCTCTATGA